From the Garra rufa chromosome 17, GarRuf1.0, whole genome shotgun sequence genome, one window contains:
- the LOC141289220 gene encoding serine/threonine-protein kinase pim-2-like, with the protein MKYINTSGHPTPLPLEAGLLILVNREPKAPEIIQLLDWHIMVMERPSPCKELWDYLKHHGGILDEETAWFIMAQATMATHICCQQGAFHRDIKLENLLLNPETLEVKLIDFGCGDLLRDSSCTCFLGTREYFPEYYVWRQYHGKPATVWSLGVLLFIMVCGRFPQPEDLDTIEHDIWSEPGLSEDCCHLIQSLLQQNPSQRIDLRDILLH; encoded by the exons ATGAAATACATAAACACT TCTGGTCATCCCACACCCCTTCCATTAGAGGCTGGCCTATTAATCCTGGTCAACAGGGAGCCCAAAGCCCCAGAGATCATTCAGTTGCTGGACTGGCACATCATGGTCATGGAGCGTCCCTCACCCTGTAAAGAGCTGTGGGACTATTTGAAGCATCACGGTGGCATCCTTGATGAAGAAACAGCATGGTTCATCATGGCACAAGCAACGATGGCCACTCACATCTGCTGTCAACAAGGAGCGTTTCACCGTGACATTAAGTTGGAGAACCTGCTGCTGAACCCCGAAACCCTGGAGGTCAAACTCATCGACTTTGGGTGCGGGGATCTCCTTAGAGACTCCAGCTGTACATGTTTCCTTG GCACACGAGAGTACTTCCCTGAGTACTACGTGTGGCGCCAGTACCACGGGAAACCAGCGACTGTGTGGTCTCTGGGAGTGCTCTTATTCATCATGGTGTGTGGACGCTTCCCACAACCCGAAGACCTAGACACAATTGAGCATGACATCTGGTCTGAGCCTGGCTTGTCAGAGG attgctgccACCTGATTCAGTCTCTCCTGCAGCAAAACCCAAGCCAGCGGATTGATTTGAGGGATATCCTTCTGCACTAA